From a single Candoia aspera isolate rCanAsp1 chromosome 10, rCanAsp1.hap2, whole genome shotgun sequence genomic region:
- the LOC134503456 gene encoding chemerin-like receptor 1, giving the protein MSANTTTLESLYEDYEDYPAFDDKTQSLRNSMHMLSMVIYSTAFLLGVAGNSLVIFITGFHMKRTVNTVWFLNLAIADFVFTFFLPLSVAYLALGFHWPFGKLLCKLSSMVAFLNMFASVFLLTIISMDRCVAVMCPVWAQNYRTPRLASLVALGIWMAALALSSPYFVFRDIRHSSVEENTTYCYNNFALSDSFQSEEVVKLEEYRHQALVLTRFVAGFLVPFAIILFCYGIIMVRLKGTRLTRSNRPFKIMVAVVLAFFICWFPYHVFSFLEMSAAMITPGLQTILVVGIPLASSLAYLNSCLNPFLYVFVGQDFREKLQTSVLAAFESAFSESSGQTLTKSKSSVEVECHTL; this is encoded by the coding sequence ATGTCTGCCAACACCACCACTCTGGAAAGCCTTTATGAAGATTACGAGGACTATCCTGCTTTTGATGACAAAACTCAAAGTCTCCGCAACTCAATGCACATGTTGTCCATGGTGATTTACAGCACAGCCTTCTTGTTAGGGGTGGCTGGAAACAGCCTGGTCATTTTTATCACTGGCTTCCACATGAAGAGGACTGTGAATACTGTCTGGTTTCTCAACTTGGCCATTGCTGATTTTGTCTTTACTTTCTTCCTCCCGCTGAGTGTGGCCTACCTAGCCCTGGGCTTCCATTGGCCCTTTGGGAAGCTGCTGTGTAAACTCAGCAGCATGGTGGCCTTTCTCAACATGTTTGCCAGTGTCTTCCTCCTCACCATCATCAGCATGGACCGCTGTGTCGCTGTGATGTGCCCTGTCTGGGCCCAGAACTATCGAACACCTCGGCTGGCTTCTCTGGTGGCCCTGGGCATTTGGATGGCAGCCCTGGCACTCAGTTCCCCCTATTTTGTCTTCCGTGATATTAGGCACTCTTCTGTTGAAGAGAACACCACTTACTGTTACAACAACTTTGCCTTATCAGACAGTTTCCAGTCAGAGGAGGTTGTTAAGCTGGAAGAGTATCGCCATCAAGCCTTGGTGTTGACCCGTTTTGTGGCTGGATTCTTGGTGCCATTTGCTATAATTCTTTTCTGCTATGGCATTATCATGGTCAGGCTGAAGGGAACTCGGCTCACCCGCTCAAATAGGCCCTTCAAGATCATGGTGGCCGTGGTCTTGGCATTCTTTATCTGCTGGTTCCCTTATCATGTCTTTTCCTTCCTGGAGATGTCAGCTGCCATGATAACACCTGGACTACAGACCATTCTGGTGGTGGGAATACCCTTGGCTTCCAGCCTGGCTTATCTCAACAGCTGCCTGAATCCTTTCTTATATGTCTTTGTGGGACAGGACTTCAGGGAGAAGCTACAGACGTCTGTTTTGGCTGCTTTTGAGAGTGCTTTCAGTGAGTCTTCAGGGCAGACATTAACCAAGAGCAAATCCAGTGTGGAGGTAGAGTGTCACACACTTTAA